The Mangifera indica cultivar Alphonso unplaced genomic scaffold, CATAS_Mindica_2.1 Un_0046, whole genome shotgun sequence sequence GCACATTTTCCCGAGCATCCCTCTCAACATGCCAGCTACAAAACCGATGGGTAGAGTCAGGTAGAATTTTCTTGATTGCCTGGCACACAACCTTGTCACAATCAGTTATTATTGACAATGGTTTCTTGTTGTTCATAGCAGACAAGAAGGTCTCCAGTAGCCAAGTATATGTGTCCAAGGTCTCATCCTTTAGCAACCCAAAACCAAACACAGTTGTTCTGCGGTGGTGATTTGTCCCAACCAATATAACAAGTGGCTTTTGGTATGCATTAATCTTGTACGTGGAATCAAATACTAAAACATCCCCAAAACAACTGTAATCAAAACGACCTACAGAGTCTGTCCAAAACAAGTTCCCCAACTTTCTATCCTCGTCCACTGTGTATTTACAAAAAAAACCGGGATCCATGTCAGCTTTGCCAAATAAGTAGGCAATAACAGTTTCCGAGTCCGCATCTGTTATATCAGACTGATGGGtaacatcaattttattttgtaaatcttCCCTAACTAATCCAATATTCATACAACTCTCTGATTGATCAATCATATAATCCACTACTTGACCTGATTTAGCACTCATACTGCGAATTGGTTTGGCTTTAGCCATGTCCGTATCTTGGACGCCACAATTAGACCGAAGAACCTGAATATCACATGCAGATGGCAATTCATGAGTGTGTTCTGTAACAAATTCCTTAACAACCCATTTTGATGTTTCACGATGGTAATTAACACGAAAGGATGCACGACAACCGACTCGTGTCAATGCTCTTGGTTCCCGGATTCGGTCACGTTTTTCCAGCCACTTCTTAGGACGTTGACCTTGCTTTGAACAAACCCACCTTCTCAAGATAGTTGCACCATACTTGTTTCGGCGCAAGTCATCTTTCCTAACACTAAAGCCAACAACTTTTGAGTATGTGCAGTAGAATAACTCAGCTTGTTTAAGAGAATCAAACTCCTTGCCAACCATATCAAGTGTGGTCAAGCCCCTCAATTTAATGGGGTCATTGCACTGCACAACTGATGAACCGTCCACAGGGCTAAGAACATCAAAAGAAAGGCCAACATCCAACATTTCAAAATCATGTCCACTGCAAAAAGTTTTGTCCGATTGTTGGCCTGAAAACTCAACCCCAGAGCCATACGAAGTCTGAATAGCAGTACCAAAACCTGATGTCCCCGGATTATTGAGGTCAGCATCCAATTGCACTCCCATACCAGTTTCGTCTGTAGAACTCATCTCATTGCCTACAAAGTTTATCACCACACATGAACTGGGGaccataaattttaaagtagCTATCAATATAACAATGAAACAAATGAAATTGCCAAACAAAATTGAATCATGCAAAAAAGTGTCACtgaatctaaaaaaaaaaagttggtaAATGCTTCAACAACTAAcgactaattaaaaaattcaatcgCTCTTAGTTCAAACTGATGCTAGCACAAATTTCAAACCCTAGCAAGTAAATGCGCAAATTCATCAGGggtgaaaaacaaaattaaagcgtaaaagacaaaaaaaataataataaaggattTCAAAGTAGAAAGTACCTGAAGCGCAAATATTCAGGGCTTCAGAGGCGAAGACAAATCCCAACAAGAACGATCAAGCTTGCCAATTGATCAGTTGTAAAGTGCTTGAGAGCCTTCCTTTTTtctgtattttgttttttgccCTGGCTAATACGACACCGTTTATCACTTCCCTGCTAAATTCCCCCTCCGCAGCGGGAATGCTTTTATTTAAGTGTCCGATAGGCTAGCCTCCTGACTTATTTTGGGTGGAACGATACGCCCTAATTCTTTTTTAAGAATATCAggtttttatgattaaatttatggtaattaattaaaatagttttattttttaatttatacaattttaatatacattctaacaaaattatgcagatataattatttaaataagattttaatagACATTCGAAAAAGTTTATAGagatttaatcattaaaataaaattgaatgaattctatataataaaagagattttaatcaaaattgacccgcattcaattaaaatctttatgAATGCAGAGATTTTTCGGCTAAAATCACTTTTTGTCAatgattttttctaaattagaaTAGGTGTAAAGATTAGTATAAAGTgattaatacttttatttaaaaaaatttttgtatttgttttaacatttataatttattttatattttattgtttaattacgtgtaagttaaatttttaaaagttaaatgaaatgtGGGGTTCGAATGCCACTGAAAGTTAAAACATAGTGTATGATCGATAAATATAGTTTCAAAAGAGACATCGAAGGAGAGAGAAATGACACCAATTGCAAAATAGACTCAATTGCATCCAATATACGGGCTTCCTAGCATGCATCGAGCCCCAAGTTTTCCAGGCACTAGCGAACCCTCTTAGCTGAGGAGTGGTCGAAGGCAATTTAAATGCCAAACCCTTTGGCTAATTTTGGAATAATATTCAAAccttttatcacattttataCTCAATCAAGTGatatttcttcatcttttatCTTCTGTGCATAAATTATGTATGTAACAAACGTACTTAGAATGGTAGCTTCATGATGACAGCATCAATGTCTGTGAAGATCTAATGTGCATATATGATGACTATAGTAGAAAGTTTTGTTACCTTAATATTATTCTAACTAAGCTTATAGATGTTTTGGTAAAGCTATCATCACATTAAATGCCCTAGCAAAAAAGtagtaacaaattttataagtaaagaTAATTTATGATAAACTGATGCAATATATGATGCATGCTAATTGAATAAAAGaatgtcaaattttaataatctttcatatgaaaaatatcaattacacTATACTTTGTACATTGGACATATCTAAGACAAATATCACTAAAACCCCACCTTACATTCTCCCACCATACGTGACTTATATATTGAACGCAAATCACAAATGATGAACACACTACACTTAAATGTGCATTTTCATACGTGATTTCACTAACAGtccattctaaaattatttaatcataaaaacaCTCACATAAATCAAAAAATCACAATCGATCAAATTTACTTTACACAAAAACACTATAGCCGAAAGGTTTCAATCTTATATGCATGacatttcaattttcattgCAAACCAAGTAATTCTCAATATTATAagcaataaaagataaataagaatgtttaactaattttttcgcaatttttagtttagaaaaaataatgagcGAGAATTGACTACGAAAGTTGGGTATGTGTGACTACACTTTATATATATGGGttttaaaatgttgaaattgcatctaagataaatttttatatatgaggAAATTCCATCCAATCCTATTATGTTACACATATCTGTATAACCAAGTAAAAATGGGTCATTTCTATCACCCTTGCAATGACGACCATTTTAAATAATTACtcttgaaaaaatttatattatccaaatatattaatattcgtattaaaagataaaatatagaaataatcATATATTCTCCTACACTAAACATCCCCATatatttaaggccaaaggactatttcccacccaagtttaggtatGATCTAAAGTCACTGAAGTCTCATCAATTGGCTAattcagattaaaaaattttattcaatgcagaaataaaatcgtcattttactaatgagaataaaaaaatataaaatttattatatttttctcttcaaagttttaaaaactaacatttcacccctcataaagttttttaattttgaaaaatcatattttcctcccaaaactttagaatttttttcttcctcttcgacCACTTTCTCCAATGATCTAGAAATGATGACAACAAAGCCTTTTTATCGACGAAGAGATTCCAGATCTCTTCATAGATGAAGAGATCTAAATCTTTTTGTCGACGAAATCCAGATCTCTTCTCTCAGATCTTGTCGAATCTCTTTATCTTTGACAAAGAGATCCTTTCCAAATTTGTTTACGTGCGTCGACCAATGGTTTAGGGTGAAGAGTGGAGGTTGTCGGGGTTGGAGATGGTGACCAAAGAGGTGAAGACAAAATTTGCgaggaaaatgtaacttttcaaagttacaAAACTTTATATAggagtgaagttgttagtttttaaaacttatgaaggaaaatgtaatgaattttatatttttttaatattattggtaaaataatagttttacctatacttctaactaaaaattttaacggCAGTTATATTATAGGTGAGACTTcgagttttttaaactctataagtgtaattttgaaaatacacctaaatttgggtgggaaatagtcctttggcctatatttaATATTGAAGGAAAAgtcatataattaattcaaattacgagatatttaaaatcaattatttattatttatgagcatgatttaaaaattaacctaatgaaaatttattatggataaataattatatgattgaaggggataaacaaatataattgtgTCCAATGTGCTTTTAATagttgtcaatttttttaataaaaaattcatatcacTTTGGGTTGGTTTTATGTCAATCTAAACATAATTTGATTTCAGTTAATTTGAACTAtatttcttgttaaaaaaattgaactttacCATGAATTTTTTAAGATGTGTTTGGGTTAATGAGCTTGTGTAAAAATTTGTCAACCCCGTATAAGGAAtgtcaaatttcaataatctCTCGTATAGGCAAATATTGGTAAAGACCTCTTTCGACTCCCACCATTAGGGATGGATTTGAACCAAACtagttcgagtttgagctcgagctattcgtcagattttctaataaaaaattttgatacaaaacaatgttattttgatcaatatgtattaaaataatatcgttttaataatgaaaaatgagttaaatcgaatttgaatcgagttcaaGCTTAGCTTTCACGAGttcgaactcaaacttgaactcaGTTATATGTGAACCGAATCGAGCTTGAACTcggtttgattcaaatccaaccctaccaCCCACCGTCCATAACTAGCATACAGACTTGAATTGCAAATGGtgaaaaaaacaagtttaaacATGCATTTTCATGCATGATTTTACTAACaatccattataattttattcaatcacAAAAGCTTTGACATAAATCAAGAATTACCAAGATAGATCAAATCTATTTTACACAAAAACATTATAACCAAAAAGCTTTgatctcatttttaattttctttgtaaaCTATGTAAATTTCAACATTCaaagcaataaaaaataattaagaataatttactaatttgttttccctttttttaaaaataagtgaaaGTCGATGACG is a genomic window containing:
- the LOC123206726 gene encoding protein FAR1-RELATED SEQUENCE 5-like yields the protein MSSTDETGMGVQLDADLNNPGTSGFGTAIQTSYGSGVEFSGQQSDKTFCSGHDFEMLDVGLSFDVLSPVDGSSVVQCNDPIKLRGLTTLDMVGKEFDSLKQAELFYCTYSKVVGFSVRKDDLRRNKYGATILRRWVCSKQGQRPKKWLEKRDRIREPRALTRVGCRASFRVNYHRETSKWVVKEFVTEHTHELPSACDIQVLRSNCGVQDTDMAKAKPIRSMSAKSGQVVDYMIDQSESCMNIGLVREDLQNKIDVTHQSDITDADSETVIAYLFGKADMDPGFFCKYTVDEDRKLGNLFWTDSVGRFDYSCFGDVLVFDSTYKINAYQKPLVILVGTNHHRRTTVFGFGLLKDETLDTYTWLLETFLSAMNNKKPLSIITDCDKVVCQAIKKILPDSTHRFCSWHVERDARENVQDEQFIESFKDYIFSHMKPEEFDQQWLTLVAKFGLQDNDWVNKMYKKRNLWAGSFLRGKFFAGMHCSQLCQSMNSYLNCFFHSRLKMFEFVRQIDKAVSWIRYNEAKDDFESSSIPVLSTHLERLEKHAVQIYTRNAFYMVRNEIQEETLLIVSGCANEVDRRVYTLTKFRNAHMRWIVAYWRKDHRIQCSCKGFETVGLPCSHSFSVMKAEHLLSIPDNLILRRWTKDAKDGKDLAVSSCQSPNDFTEMLRFAALTADCRKLCFYASKTSEGYRKAKMEIYQLTRRMEESSKINGGSISSVGFSERSSVASDPARKSRTDIHN